In Acaryochloris marina S15, a single genomic region encodes these proteins:
- a CDS encoding DUF3616 domain-containing protein yields the protein MATLKKIEKVKFLGEIHQKEDVSAIAYFEDYMLVGSDESQNIINLLKREDQDFSLVLDIPLSLDHAEDGEIDIEGMSIDEDGTLYVIGSHSSKRKTIKASKTYLANHQRLATVIAETRKNTIFKLKLDPKTGQVLKRDANTQLKTVLEKNIILNRFLNIPSKENGIDIEGLAIYQEKLYLGFRGPVLRGNYVPVMVTEFDDLLDYELRYVQLDGNGIRDITRVQDGFLLIAGPVGDGRGAYQLYFWNGEDTIPGEDRPDTSDYCQLIGEIPLPKKYPEAKAEGITVLENKGKKVTAMIVYDGAPQGAPTLFKLEL from the coding sequence ATGGCGACTTTAAAGAAAATAGAAAAAGTAAAATTCTTAGGCGAAATACATCAGAAAGAAGATGTTAGTGCTATTGCATATTTTGAAGATTATATGCTGGTCGGGTCTGATGAAAGTCAAAATATCATTAACCTGCTGAAGAGAGAAGATCAAGACTTTAGCTTAGTGTTGGATATTCCTTTATCTCTTGATCATGCGGAAGATGGAGAAATAGATATCGAGGGAATGTCTATTGATGAAGATGGGACACTATATGTGATTGGGTCTCATTCATCGAAGCGAAAAACAATCAAGGCATCAAAAACCTATTTAGCTAACCATCAACGATTGGCAACGGTGATAGCGGAAACGAGAAAAAATACAATCTTTAAATTGAAGTTAGATCCAAAGACAGGTCAGGTTTTAAAGCGAGACGCGAATACTCAACTCAAGACAGTCTTAGAGAAAAATATTATTCTCAATCGCTTTCTCAATATCCCCAGTAAAGAGAACGGAATTGATATAGAAGGATTAGCCATTTACCAAGAAAAGCTCTATTTGGGTTTCCGAGGACCGGTTCTACGAGGCAACTATGTTCCCGTAATGGTCACTGAGTTTGATGATTTGCTGGATTATGAATTGCGGTATGTCCAATTAGATGGGAATGGTATTCGGGATATCACTAGAGTACAGGATGGTTTTCTCTTGATTGCAGGCCCGGTAGGCGATGGTCGGGGGGCTTATCAACTGTATTTTTGGAATGGCGAAGATACTATTCCTGGAGAAGACAGGCCAGATACATCTGATTATTGCCAACTCATTGGTGAGATCCCCTTGCCTAAAAAATATCCAGAAGCCAAAGCAGAAGGCATTACTGTTCTTGAAAATAAGGGCAAAAAAGTGACTGCCATGATTGTTTATGATGGGGCACCTCAGGGAGCTCCGACTTTATTTAAGCTGGAATTGTGA